In Thermoplasmata archaeon, the genomic window CGGCGACCCGATGCTAGCACCCCGGAGGACGCTCTCGTTCATACGCCTTTTAAAGAAGCGCTTTGGAAGGGAGCATCACATCCACCTCTACACCGCCGGTCGCTTCAGCCCCCGCCTGATTCGCTCCCTCGCCCTCGCGGGCCTCGACGAGCTCCGCATCCACCCTCCTACCCCCCTCTGGAGGAGGTTTGGGAGGAGTCATCAGGCCCTCCTGCTCGGGACAGCAATTCGCGAGGGAATTCAAGCCGGCGCGGAGGTGCCGGCAATACCCGGGATGGAGGAAGAGCTCCTCGCCCTCGCAAGGTCCCTCGACGCGCTCGGGGCTCGCTTCCTCAACCTTAACGAACTCGAGTACAGCGAGACAAACTTCCGTCAGCTGAACAGGAGGGGCTGGACGGTCAGGAGCGACGTGTCCAGCGCGGTGCTCGGGAGCGAGGAGACCGCGAGGAGGGTGGTTGAGAGGGCGGATGTGGAGATGGCACTCCACTATTGCTCCTCATCGTTCAAGGACGGGGTCCAGCTCAGGAGGAGAATTCTGCGAAGGGCTAGGAATGTCGCCCGGCCCTACCAGCTCATCACCTCCGAAGGAACCTTGCTGACTGGGATAATCGAGGGCCCGCCATCCATTCTGGCTTGGGTCAGGAGGGCCGGCGTTCCCACAGAGCTCTCCGCATATAACCGGAGAATGCGGAGGGTCGAGGCGGCGCCTTGGCTGCTCGAAGAGCTTGCGCCGCGGCTGCGCCAAACGCTCTTGATGAGGGGCGGGAAGGGGAGGGCCAGGGTCGGGGGACCAAAGCTATTCATCGTGGAGGAGTATCCGACCGCCGATGGACTTGAGGTCGAGAGGACGCCGCTCTGAGCGCCCGAGCCGGAACCGCGAGCACCGCCGGGAAGGCGACCCAAAATTTCCCCCACAGACCCCCGGAGCAACGCCGCATATATGTCTCTGGACCCGCGGGCACGGGGGAGCCCCGGCGTGTCATCAACCAGCCGCTATACTCCGGTCGGCGCGGTCCCATGGAGCTCTGCCCACTCAGCCGCTCTCCCCTCTCCCTTTCTCCCCCCACACGAAGGCCTCGATTTCCGCCACCTCCTTTTTATAGGTCGGGTCCTCAGCCATGAGCTTCTCCATCCAGCTCTCGAAGAACTGAATCGCCCTCTTCAGCTCGGGCGTGGGGGAGGGCTGGGCCCTCGCCAGCGAGAGCCACAGCCGGGCCAGATGTATCTCCTTCGGGTAGAGCTTGTAGGTTGTATAGGGGTTCCTCTCAGCGATAACAATGTTCTGCTCCTTCCAGAAGCGCATCTTGTCGAAGGCTATTCCCACGAGCAGAATGACGACCACTATCACCAGAAAAAGAAGGAGCATCGGAACGAGCACGTTGGCCGGGTCGATTTTGAATTTGTCCCTGATGTACGGGTAAAAAATGCCCGTCAGCATCAGGCTCCACATCAGCAAGCCGATGATCGACTGGCTCTGCTGCAGCCTCCACATCAGCTCCATCAACGCTTTTTTCACGGTCATGCGCGCTCACCGCTCCGCCTCTGGAAGGGCATCGGCACTTTAAAGCATTGCCGCCCCCTCCGGAGCGGACTATACCCCGCCCGCCCTCCCGGGCCCTGCGGCGAATGGTCATCTGCCCGGCCTCTATTCCCCCACCAACTCCGGTCTACCCAATGTCCCCACAGCCCGTGCGCGTTTCCAGCGTGTCCGGGATGTCTTACGCCACCCGCCCCGGAAGCGCGCGGCCGTCGGGGCGCGCTGGCCACCAGCGAGATTCCGCGAATGCCCTCATGAGCCGAGCTCTATTTTTCTCCTCTCCTTCATCGAGGCCAGCGCCGCCCGCGCCAGCTCCAGCGCCCTCAGGCCGTCCTCGCCAGTGACAAGCGGGGTGCGCCTCCGCGCTATTGCGTCGAGAAAATCGCGCAGCTCGTTCTTCAGCGGCTCCTGCTTTTTAAGAAAAATGTGCTTGATATCGAACTCCTGTGGAATCTGGAAGAGGTTGGATAGGTCGACCTCGGTGGGGACGGAGGTCGAGAGCTGGACAGACTGGCCTATATAATCGGCCTCCACGACACCCCCGGAGCAGGTGAGCGAGAGCCTCCTGACCTTCGTGGGCGTGAGCCAGTTCACCTCCACAAAGCCCGTCACCCCGCTCCTGAAGTAGAGGAGGATGTTCGCGTGGTCCTCGTGTCTCGTCCTGCCCGACCTGCCGCCGAGGGCGTAGACGCTCTCCACCTCGCTCCCCGAGAGATACCTCATGACGTCGACGTCGTGCGTTGCGAGGTCGAGAACAACGCCCACGTCAGCTATTCTCGGCGCGCTCGGGCTGACTCTCCGCGCCGCCATGGATATCACATCGCCAAGCTGCCTCGCTTCCACGGCCCTTTTCAGGAAATCGACCACTGGGTTGTGCCGCTCTATATGTCCGACTGCGAGGGTGAGGCCGGCTCCCTGAGCCGCGCGGATGACCTCCAGCGCCTCAGCCTCTGTGGCACAGATGGGCTTCTCGATGAGAATGTGTTTCCCAGCCGATATCGCGTCGAGCGCAAGCGCATGATGGGTGAGAGTGGGCGTCGCAACGACCACTGCATCCAGCCCCTGCCCGAGCAGCTCCGTGTGGTCGGTGAAGGATGGGACCCCGAACCGCCTCCCGACGGTCTCGGCCGCCTCTTTGGACACGTCACAGACTCCTCCCAGTGCGCCGAGCTCCGAGAGGACTCGCGCGTGGTTCTGGCCCATCGCGCCGCAGCCGATGACACCAACCTTAAGCATTTTCTCCGGCACATAACCGCTGCCCGGCTATTTTAGGCTTCGCTCCTTCCACCCCATTGTCCCTAGAGCCCTCCGAAACAACCTTTTATCCGCTTGCCGTTGCCGAGGCGTGATGGGAGGGTCGCTTGAGGCTGACCGCAGGAGCTATAACGAGCTGAAGGAGCTAGCTCTGGCCGCGCTGGAGGCGGGCGAGGATGAGCGGTGCCTCGACCTCTGTCGAGCGGCAGCTGCCCTCGCCTCCCGGGTGCACATCGGAATCTGGTACGACACAGGGCTTGAAGAGATTCTCCGGAGCGTGGGGAGGAGGGTCGCCGGGACCCGCGCCCGGGTAAGCGCCGCCGTTGGGGCGACTGCGGGGTCGCCCCCAGGGGCCCCGACCGCTGATGGAAGGAAGAGGGTGGCTCACATCACGAGCTTCCTGAGCGACATGGGGGGCCACTCCAGGACCATCCGCCAGATGGTCCTCCTGCTCGAGGAGCTAGGCGTCAGGCAGACCATATTCGTGACCAATCTATCCAGCGAGCCAGTCCCCCATCCCCACTTCGAGCGAGGCCTCAGCGGCCGCGCGGTCGACATCATCGAGCTGCTTCCCGACGAGACCTACTACTCGAGAGTTGGGGCCCTCCAAGAACACATTGAACAAGAGGGCTACGAGCTCGCGATTTTATTCGTATCTGGAGATGACGTGATCGCATTTTCCGCTCTCGCGGGTCTGGAAAAGAGGCCCCCCACCCTCTACTTCAACCATAACGACATGGATTTCTGGTTGGGGAAGATGGTCACGGACCGCCTCATAGACGCGAGGACCGTGGGCGCGAGGTACTCCCGCGTCCACAGGGGAATCGAGAGCTCCTTCATTCTCCCTGTTACCTCCGACTTCAGAAAGGGGCCCCGGAACAGGGGCGCCATTGGTATCCCGGAGGATGCCACACTATCAGTGAGCCTAGGCAGCTTCTATAAAACAATGGGTGACCCGGGGCTCGACTACTTCCGGGCGGTGGGGCGCGTGCTGGAAAGGTTCCCGAACCACTACCACATGTTCCTGACTGGCCCGCCTCCTCCAGACATAGATAAGCGCGTCGCCGCCCTCCCTTTCCGGCCCGAAGTCAAGCGGCGCCTGATAGTCTACGGACCCGAGCCCGAGCCCCTAAAGGTCTACAGCTCGGCCGACTTCCTCATTGAGACATTCCCCTGCGTCGGGGGGATGGTCAGGGTGGAGGCGATGGCCGTCGGCCTCCCAATTCTGGGCTTCAAGAACAAGAGGTTCCCACTTCTCTCAGAGACTGACAATTTCCCGCCGGACTACCCCCTCATCGCCTCCAGTGGAAGCGAGGTCGAGGAACTCTCGTCAAGGCTCATTCAGGATCCGATGCTGAGGGAGCGGGTTGGGAGACAGCTTCGCGAGTATTTCGAGAAGAAATTCGCGCCGGAGGTCCTGCTGCCCGGGCTGAGGGCATTTCTGGACGCTCTCCTCGCCCGGGAAGAGCAGCCAGAATCAGCCGTGTCGAGCCCCAGCGGATCGCCCGACGCCCGTTTGCAAGACGGGAGCGAAGCGGCATATGACGTGGAGTATGCCCATGACTGGCGCTACAGGGACCTCTGGCCCTGGAGGTTCCTCCTTCTACAGGCGGTGACGAAGAGGGGAGATTTCTCGCTTCGGGACAGGGCGCGCTTCTACTCGATGGCTTTGAAAAAAGGAGAATTTGCAGGGGCTCTGGACAGAGCCGCCTATCTCGGGATTGCGCTCGGAGGCAGGCTAGGGTTCCTAGCGCTCAGCCGATTCAGGAGCGCCCTGACTTAATCCGGCGCTCGCGCACTCGAAGAAGGTAGTGGCGAGCTCGTCGGTAATGGCCTCCATTATAGCCCATTGCCGTCTCGCCGGTGCCCCTTAAACCCTAGACAATTAAATTGTAATCACGAATTATTCTGGTAGCGAATCTGGTTCACCGGGTCGAGGCAGTGCCCTTGGCCGCGGGGATGGAGAGCAGGAGCGGCCCGGCAGCCCAAAATGCAGAGTAAGACCCACGCCCATCGGCATCAAATTGCCATGCCGCGACATTTGCTCACCCTCTCCACGAATCGATGAGAACCGTTATCGAGCCCTGCTCGAGCGCCTCCCCCGGCTGCTCCTCCCCACTTTAAGAACGTTTGAAAAGTCCTTTTTAATTCTTCTGATTATTCTCACCGGAACCCCCGCCGCAATGGAGTAGGACGGGATGTTCTTGTTCACGACCGAGCCGGCCCCTATCACCACATGGTCGCCTATCGTCACGCCCGGCAGAATGACGGAACCGGGGCCGATATGCACATGCTTTCCGATTCTCGTGGGCTTTCTGATGGTCTCGAGCTTTCGAGCGGAAACGCACCGGGCATGCGTGCTGTGCGAGTATATCTGGACACCGGCGCTGATGTCGCAGCCGTCGCCTATCTCCAGACCCCCGGTTGCGTCCAGCACCACAAAGAAACCTATCCAGACCCCGCGTCCTATTTTTGGTTTTCCGTAAATGAACACATGCTCATAGCAGCTTGCCTCTGCTCCAAAACCGAGGCTCTTCGCTTTCTTCCATCTGTCAAGGAGCATCTCGTCCCAGGGCAGAACCCGGTCCCACTTCCGCCGCATCTCCCTAGATAATCTGCGGCGCAGGCGCTCCATCTCCCTTTTATTCATCCGCCTCACCACCCGCCCCCGGGTTTTGCCCCCCGGGACAACTGCAAGTCCAGCTCTCCTAGACCGATTTCCGGAGCGCGGATGGTCAGCGATGAAAGCACAGACCCGTGCCCCGACAATCGGGAATTCTTCATAGATAACTCGATAACGATGTATAATGAATTATTAAAACCTTTTGAATCGGCACGACACACCTGCTTGCCCTAATGGTAATCGGATATCTACCCTGCCGGCGATGTGCCAGTCACAAGTCTTATAACAGCATATCAGTATTTTCGTCTCATGGCCCCGGGCGACCTGAGCCTGCGGGGGAAATCCGTTCTCGTGACCGGCGGAGCGGGATTCATCGGCAGCCATCTAGTGGACGCACTGGTCGCGGAGGGCGTCGGACGCCTTGTCGTTGTGGACAATCTATTCTTGGGGAAGGAGAGCAACCTGAGCGAGGCGCGCGCGGCGTTCCCAGACCTCAAATTCTACAGAGAGGACGCCGGCGATCTCCAGCGCATGAGAGAGATAATGGCCTATGAAAAGGTCGAGGTGGTCTTTAATCTGGCCATCGTCCCCCTCCCAGCCTCGCTCGAGAAACCCCTCTGGACATGGCGTGAGAATGTGAGGATAACAGAGGCGATGTGCGAGCTCGCGCGCCTTGGGCTCTATAAAACCCTGATTCACTGCTCCTCTTCCGAGGTCTACGGCAGCGCAGTTGACACCCCGATGACCGAAACACACCCCCTCCTCCCCAGGACGCCCTACGCGGCGAGCAAGGCCGCCTGCGACCACCTCGTGCTCTCCTACGTCTCCACCTTCAAAATTGACGCTGCCATCATCAGGCCGTTTAACAACTACGGCCCCCGGCAGAACGAGGGAACCTACGCGGGCGTGATACCTGTGGTGATAAAGAGCATGCTCTCAGGAGGCCCGGTGACGATATTCGGCGATGGCGAGCAGACGCGCGATTATATCTACGTCACTGATGCCGCCGCTGCCGCCGTAGATATATACAAGTGCGCGCGGACGCGGGGCAGGGTCTTGAACATCGCAAGCGGTGTCGAGGTCTCGATAAACCGTCTTGTGGACACGATTGCGAGAATTCTGAAGTACGACGGGGAAATCGTCCATACCTCGCCGAGGCCGGGCGACGTCCGGCAGCACTGGGCCGATATCAGCATGGCCCGGAACCTCATCGGCTTCAGCCCCCGTGTGGGGCTCAGGGAAGGCCTCGAAAAGACGGTTGAGTGGTACATCAAGAACTACGCGGCATGGGGCGCGGACCGGAAGAAGGGGGGCGGCTGAGTATGCCAGGCAAGCTACCGCTCGCCCGTCCTTTTTATGACCGCCTGGACATAGAGGCCGTCCGCAGGGTCCTCGACTCGCGCTGGGTGGCGCAGGGCCCGGTTGTGGAGGAGTTCGAGAGGAGATTCGCGGCCTACTGCGGGACTAAATATGGCGTGGCGGTCAACTCCGCAACCTCCGCCCTCTATCTCGCCCTGATCGCACTCGGTATTAAAAGGGGCGACGAGGTCATCGTGCCCGACTTCACATTCCCAGCGACGGGGAACGTCGTGCTCGCACTGGGAGCGAGGGCGGTCCTAGCCGACATCGACCCGACGACCTACTGCATCGATGTGAGCGATGCCGCCAAGAAGGTCACGGAGAGGACTAGGGCCATAATCCCGGTCCACATATTCGGCCATCCCGCCGATATGGACGCGGTCTCCTCCCTCGCGGAGGCGAAGGGGCTCGCGGTACTAGAGGACGCTGCCTGCGCCCATGGAACCATGTACAAGGGGAGGATGGCGGGCTCGCTGGGAGACCTGGCAGCATTCTCGTTCCACGCGCGCAAGGTTATCTCCACAGGCGAGGGGGGGATGGTTCTCACAGATAGAAAAAAAGTGGCAGAGCATATCGGTGCCCTCCGGTCCCACGGAATGTTCCAGAGCGCCTGGAGGCGGGAGCAGCGCTTTTCTCTGCCTTCATTCAAAATTCTCGGCTATAACATGAGGATGAGCGACGTGACCGCAGCCCTCGGCCTCTCGCAGCTGGCGAGAGTAGAGGACTTCATAAATAAACGGAGGGCGCTAGCTGCAGTCTATAACGAGCTCATTAGAGACTCGGGCCTTCCCGTCGCCACGCCCTCCGAGGCCGAGGGCTGCAAGCACAACTACCAGACCTACTGCGTGCGCCTGCTGAAGGGCAAGAGGGACCGGGTGCTCCGAAGGCTGCTCGCCGCAGGAATCGGCTGCACAATCGGAACCTACTCGCTCGGGCTCCTGCCGCTCTTCAAGGGCAGGTGCCCTGAGGGCCGCAGGGCTTTCAGGACAACCCTCGCTCTTCCGATGTTCCACGAGCTGACTGATGACGGGGTTGTGCGGGTTGTCGGCGAGCTGAAGAAGGCGCTCCGGGCGGAGAGCTAGGGAGCTGCTCTCCCGGCCCCCGGGCCGGCTTTCCGAGGGCCGCGCTCCCGATGGAACAATTTATAGAGCCGGTCCACGATTTGCATTGGACGGGAATGAGGGTCGCTTTCCTCTACGATGGCCCCCACCCCATGCACCTCGCGTGGGCGCAGAGCGTGGGAGCCCTACCAGTGGCCAACAGGTTCAATACCCGCACGGACGCCGCGGCGCTGGAGCTCTCGGAAGCAGGGCGGGGGAGGGCGAGGGGGCTGGAGCTCCTGAAGGGAATCTCCCTCCGAACCCTCGGGCTCCCGGCCTCCTCCCTGTTTCAGGGACTTGTCCAGGCCGTCGCGGACATGAGCGAGCTCGAGGCCGATGCCCTCATCGTCGAGGGCAGGATGGGCGTTGTTCCGGGCCATGTCTTCAAGAAGCTCAGGGGGGGAAGGACGCTGCTGATATGCGCGGACCCATTCGTCTGGGAGGTCCGGGGGTTCCCGCCGCGCTGGAGGAGGACCTTCGAGAGAATTCTGGAGGGCTACGATGGCATTGTCGCGGTCTCAAGGATGATGCTTGAGCTCCTGCCCCCAGGGGCCCGTGAGAAGGCCCGGGTGGTCCATCCCTCCTTCGAGAGCAGGTACTCCGGCCCGACCCCCGACCCGGCCTCCAAGAAGATAGCATACCTAGGAGCGATGGACGAGAGGAAGGGCGTCGACCTTTCGGTCCGCGCCTTTAGGGAGGTCAGGGCGAGGGTCCCTGAGG contains:
- a CDS encoding radical SAM protein, whose product is MAGERQSRGVGQRSGDVVGDGSTGTEFSPGHSSSLVVGGGSSPIPVAGMRAQIRGLPRGSLRRGPLPRGCVLCQKGAKMVLLVTGKCGAHCWYCPLSAEKRGRDVVFADEMRVRRPADVLREASMIDAEGTGITGGDPMLAPRRTLSFIRLLKKRFGREHHIHLYTAGRFSPRLIRSLALAGLDELRIHPPTPLWRRFGRSHQALLLGTAIREGIQAGAEVPAIPGMEEELLALARSLDALGARFLNLNELEYSETNFRQLNRRGWTVRSDVSSAVLGSEETARRVVERADVEMALHYCSSSFKDGVQLRRRILRRARNVARPYQLITSEGTLLTGIIEGPPSILAWVRRAGVPTELSAYNRRMRRVEAAPWLLEELAPRLRQTLLMRGGKGRARVGGPKLFIVEEYPTADGLEVERTPL
- a CDS encoding Gfo/Idh/MocA family oxidoreductase, whose amino-acid sequence is MLKVGVIGCGAMGQNHARVLSELGALGGVCDVSKEAAETVGRRFGVPSFTDHTELLGQGLDAVVVATPTLTHHALALDAISAGKHILIEKPICATEAEALEVIRAAQGAGLTLAVGHIERHNPVVDFLKRAVEARQLGDVISMAARRVSPSAPRIADVGVVLDLATHDVDVMRYLSGSEVESVYALGGRSGRTRHEDHANILLYFRSGVTGFVEVNWLTPTKVRRLSLTCSGGVVEADYIGQSVQLSTSVPTEVDLSNLFQIPQEFDIKHIFLKKQEPLKNELRDFLDAIARRRTPLVTGEDGLRALELARAALASMKERRKIELGS
- a CDS encoding acyltransferase gives rise to the protein MNKREMERLRRRLSREMRRKWDRVLPWDEMLLDRWKKAKSLGFGAEASCYEHVFIYGKPKIGRGVWIGFFVVLDATGGLEIGDGCDISAGVQIYSHSTHARCVSARKLETIRKPTRIGKHVHIGPGSVILPGVTIGDHVVIGAGSVVNKNIPSYSIAAGVPVRIIRRIKKDFSNVLKVGRSSRGRRSSRAR
- a CDS encoding GDP-mannose 4,6-dehydratase encodes the protein MAPGDLSLRGKSVLVTGGAGFIGSHLVDALVAEGVGRLVVVDNLFLGKESNLSEARAAFPDLKFYREDAGDLQRMREIMAYEKVEVVFNLAIVPLPASLEKPLWTWRENVRITEAMCELARLGLYKTLIHCSSSEVYGSAVDTPMTETHPLLPRTPYAASKAACDHLVLSYVSTFKIDAAIIRPFNNYGPRQNEGTYAGVIPVVIKSMLSGGPVTIFGDGEQTRDYIYVTDAAAAAVDIYKCARTRGRVLNIASGVEVSINRLVDTIARILKYDGEIVHTSPRPGDVRQHWADISMARNLIGFSPRVGLREGLEKTVEWYIKNYAAWGADRKKGGG
- a CDS encoding DegT/DnrJ/EryC1/StrS family aminotransferase, whose product is MPGKLPLARPFYDRLDIEAVRRVLDSRWVAQGPVVEEFERRFAAYCGTKYGVAVNSATSALYLALIALGIKRGDEVIVPDFTFPATGNVVLALGARAVLADIDPTTYCIDVSDAAKKVTERTRAIIPVHIFGHPADMDAVSSLAEAKGLAVLEDAACAHGTMYKGRMAGSLGDLAAFSFHARKVISTGEGGMVLTDRKKVAEHIGALRSHGMFQSAWRREQRFSLPSFKILGYNMRMSDVTAALGLSQLARVEDFINKRRALAAVYNELIRDSGLPVATPSEAEGCKHNYQTYCVRLLKGKRDRVLRRLLAAGIGCTIGTYSLGLLPLFKGRCPEGRRAFRTTLALPMFHELTDDGVVRVVGELKKALRAES
- a CDS encoding glycosyltransferase family 4 protein yields the protein MRVAFLYDGPHPMHLAWAQSVGALPVANRFNTRTDAAALELSEAGRGRARGLELLKGISLRTLGLPASSLFQGLVQAVADMSELEADALIVEGRMGVVPGHVFKKLRGGRTLLICADPFVWEVRGFPPRWRRTFERILEGYDGIVAVSRMMLELLPPGAREKARVVHPSFESRYSGPTPDPASKKIAYLGAMDERKGVDLSVRAFREVRARVPEAQLVLIGKGPLAEVFRDEPGVELAGFVEEPVEHLRKCSLYIHLARFDPYPVSVLEAMAVGLVPVVSEMTGTKELLESIDRHLVAPDPAAAARVIVALMENSKRIRELSLMCREAASCWSRERSIGEFREAFRELIGEPGSGEGQVTKGGGGR